CTGTTTTGACTGCGAAGACAATGCTGGTGCCTTGGATCTTGTTGGCCAAAGCTTGCGCTCCTTCGAGTTCCTTGGCTTCGCGTTCAGCACGGCGGACACGGAGAGCGTCCATTTGCTTGCGGTTGGCCTGGGTCATGGGGATCGCCAGCTTGCGTGGAATGAGATAGTTGCGAGCATAGCCGGGTTTTACGACGACTTCTTCGCCTTCGGCTCCGAGGCCTTCGATAGGCTGGAGGAGGAGTACTTTATTTGCGGGCATGGGTATACCAAAAGTTTGTCAGTGTGTGGAACCGATCAGAAAGGGACATCATCTTCGATGTCTTCGACCGGCTGTGAGGTGCGTGTGTTCTGGGAGGGCCCTGAACTGCGGCTAGGTGGTGATACGTCTTCGTAGTTTCGGCTTCCGCCCCCGCCGCCACCAGAGCTTTCGGTTCCGCGGGGCATGAGTTGGAAGTTTTCTAAGACGACGGAAAGTTTACTGCGTTTTTCTCCGTTGGATTCCCATTGATCGAGTTTTAGGCGTCCTTCCACGTGGAGCAGGGAGCCCCGACGCGTGTACTTGCTCAGTGTTTCTGCTTGTTTACCAAAAGCATCAAGATCGACGAATGTGGTTTCATCACGGTCTTCGCCCGCTTGGGTGCGGAAGCGACGGTTGAGAGCCATGCCGAACTTACAGATGGTGAGGCCGCCTGGGGTGACGCGCACTTCTGGGTCACGAGTCAGGTTGCCGAGCAGAATTACTTTATTGAAAGAAGCCATGAGCGGGTTCTTTGAGAATCGATGGGGAAATGCAAGAGTGAACTAACGTTTACAGCGATTGAACGATGATTCGGTTCACGCGGCGATCCAGGCGGACTTTTTCCTTCATATCTGCAGGAAATGAGGGCGCTGCCTTAAGGTCGATCTGCACGTAAGTTCCCTCGGGGAAGTTGCGGTCAGTGACGCGGACGAACGGCTGGACGCCGTGGTTGGTTTTTTCGATGATCTCGGCGCCGAGTTCAGAGGCAAATCCGGCAAACTCGCTGAGGAGGTCGTCGGCAGATGTCTCGAGCCCGCGGGTGTCGAGGATCAGAGAGGCCCGATAGCTTCGGGTATCAGTAGTGCTCATGATTTTGGTTTTTGATTGAATTGGCTCATCGTGGCTTCTGGGCCACGTTGGATCAGGCTGTCAATTGCCTGAAGGTAGTGATCGTAGTGTGCTTCGATCTGCTTCCGATCGCTATCGCCGAACTGGCCTAGGACGTAATCGGCTAGGTCCATGT
Above is a window of Opitutales bacterium DNA encoding:
- the ssb gene encoding single-stranded DNA-binding protein: MASFNKVILLGNLTRDPEVRVTPGGLTICKFGMALNRRFRTQAGEDRDETTFVDLDAFGKQAETLSKYTRRGSLLHVEGRLKLDQWESNGEKRSKLSVVLENFQLMPRGTESSGGGGGGSRNYEDVSPPSRSSGPSQNTRTSQPVEDIEDDVPF
- a CDS encoding 50S ribosomal protein L9, producing MPANKVLLLQPIEGLGAEGEEVVVKPGYARNYLIPRKLAIPMTQANRKQMDALRVRRAEREAKELEGAQALANKIQGTSIVFAVKTGEGGKMFGAITAGDLHEKLAESGIEIDKKKVSLDAPVKTLGQHSTTIKVHAQAQAELTFEIVSENPIEEAAEEETVAQAE
- a CDS encoding 30S ribosomal protein S6; translation: MSTTDTRSYRASLILDTRGLETSADDLLSEFAGFASELGAEIIEKTNHGVQPFVRVTDRNFPEGTYVQIDLKAAPSFPADMKEKVRLDRRVNRIIVQSL